From Shewanella yunxiaonensis, the proteins below share one genomic window:
- a CDS encoding DNA-3-methyladenine glycosylase 2 family protein: MSFVDLHPDTCRQARLSRDFRFDGRFFVGVLSTGIYCRPVCPAVSANENNVRYFASAAAAAAAGLRPCLRCRPESAPGSCAWRGTRTTLERAMRLIEQGALNGDSQSAVDSLAERLGISSRWLRKLFTQSIGTSPVQYAIYCRLLLAKQLLHETGLTITQVALASGFNSVRRFNEVFQQRLQMTPSAIRRHKSVSDYGTMRLFLSYRPPYDWQHLRSFFHYRAVPAMEWFEQHGNEGYGRTLLVKHQQHQLRGWFFAINQPEQHRFSVEIALDADGNLELLPLWLQRIRQILDLDTEPVIIHERLLALQAHLPELQVMPGLRLPGCSSSFEAGVRAVLGQQVSLKQATTLLGQLVRQYGEKQIVNGRDCVFFPSVELLAVQESLPLPMPQSRQQTLQRLAIYLHHRDEATETITDSHLLNDWLDIKGIGPWTVAYAAMRGLSAPDILLCSDLVIKKQLQQMAAVAEIKDFNSFSQTIAASISPWGSYLTLSLWHQAASTKAKNSVSES; this comes from the coding sequence ATGAGCTTTGTGGACTTACATCCAGACACTTGCCGCCAGGCGCGATTAAGCCGGGATTTCCGTTTTGATGGCCGCTTTTTTGTCGGGGTTTTAAGTACGGGCATTTATTGTCGGCCGGTATGTCCTGCGGTCAGTGCCAATGAGAATAACGTGCGTTATTTTGCCAGCGCTGCTGCGGCTGCGGCAGCGGGTTTGCGTCCTTGCTTACGATGTCGTCCAGAGAGCGCCCCCGGTTCTTGTGCTTGGCGCGGCACTCGCACCACGTTAGAACGCGCGATGCGTCTGATAGAGCAGGGGGCGTTAAATGGCGACAGCCAATCAGCTGTGGATTCGCTGGCGGAACGTCTGGGGATTAGTAGTCGCTGGCTGCGTAAATTATTTACTCAATCGATAGGAACATCGCCTGTACAGTATGCCATATATTGCCGCCTACTCCTGGCAAAGCAGCTTTTGCACGAAACCGGGTTAACCATCACTCAGGTGGCGCTGGCTTCCGGGTTTAATAGTGTGCGTCGCTTTAATGAAGTGTTTCAACAGCGCTTGCAAATGACACCGTCCGCCATTCGTCGTCATAAATCTGTTTCTGATTACGGCACTATGCGGTTATTTTTAAGTTATCGCCCCCCTTATGACTGGCAACACCTTCGCAGTTTTTTCCACTATCGAGCCGTGCCAGCAATGGAATGGTTTGAACAGCATGGTAACGAAGGTTATGGTCGAACGCTGTTAGTGAAGCATCAGCAGCATCAGTTACGAGGCTGGTTTTTTGCCATCAATCAACCGGAACAACACCGCTTTTCCGTTGAGATAGCATTGGATGCTGACGGCAATTTGGAATTGCTTCCGTTATGGTTACAGCGGATCCGTCAGATCCTGGATTTAGATACTGAACCAGTGATTATCCACGAACGCTTATTAGCGTTGCAGGCGCATTTACCCGAGCTACAGGTCATGCCAGGGTTGCGTTTACCCGGCTGCAGTTCATCATTTGAGGCGGGTGTCCGAGCGGTGTTAGGACAACAAGTTAGCCTTAAACAGGCCACGACATTGTTGGGGCAGTTGGTGCGGCAATATGGTGAAAAACAGATTGTTAATGGCAGGGATTGTGTATTTTTTCCTTCGGTGGAGTTGCTGGCTGTTCAGGAAAGTCTCCCATTACCGATGCCGCAAAGTCGGCAGCAGACATTACAGCGATTGGCCATATATTTGCATCACAGAGATGAAGCAACAGAGACCATTACCGACAGTCATTTGCTGAACGATTGGCTCGATATTAAGGGTATTGGCCCGTGGACGGTTGCCTATGCTGCCATGCGGGGATTGTCAGCACCGGACATTTTACTTTGCAGTGATTTAGTTATTAAAAAGCAATTACAGCAAATGGCTGCAGTCGCCGAGATAAAGGATTTTAATAGCTTTAGTCAGACTATCGCCGCCAGCATTTCACCTTGGGGGAGCTACTTAACTCTGTCGTTATGGCATCAGGCCGCATCAACCAAGGCTAAAAATTCAGTATCGGAGTCATAA
- a CDS encoding methylated-DNA--[protein]-cysteine S-methyltransferase, whose product MSNVVSMLKVPSNAEPIAELILDSPCGVLWLAANESGLCYLRPISAQCAELVSAPKPSHQQAETILQQAKQQLIEYFAGTRQMFNVPLAPDGTAFQRKVWQQLMQIPYGDSCSYGELADQIQQPTAARAVGTANGANRIAIIIPCHRVIGKNGQLTGYAWGLQMKQLLLDLEAKSK is encoded by the coding sequence ATGAGCAATGTCGTTTCAATGCTAAAGGTGCCATCCAACGCCGAACCAATCGCGGAGTTGATATTAGACTCGCCGTGTGGTGTTTTATGGTTAGCCGCTAACGAATCCGGACTATGTTATCTTCGTCCTATCTCGGCACAATGTGCTGAATTGGTTTCAGCACCCAAGCCGAGTCACCAGCAAGCAGAGACAATTCTGCAGCAAGCGAAACAGCAATTGATAGAGTATTTTGCAGGAACGAGACAGATGTTCAATGTGCCATTAGCACCCGATGGTACGGCATTTCAACGCAAAGTATGGCAACAGTTGATGCAAATACCTTACGGTGATAGTTGCAGTTACGGCGAGCTTGCTGACCAGATACAACAGCCTACGGCTGCACGTGCGGTTGGCACCGCCAATGGCGCCAATCGCATCGCAATTATCATTCCCTGTCATCGGGTAATTGGTAAAAATGGTCAGTTGACCGGTTATGCGTGGGGGCTGCAAATGAAGCAACTATTGTTGGACTTGGAAGCAAAATCTAAATAA
- a CDS encoding chemotaxis protein CheV: MKSKANQSQGLLLFRLSQRQLFAMGTLKIRELVPYQPLSQLPNAHAAVVGAAAIRGHTLPVVDMAAAVGYPPLTKDEMKSGYIIITDCQRMVIGFLVRGIDKIVECNWRDIESPPQNLGKNAFLTGVTRYDDQLIQLLDLELLLSKIFPQASQKLVGVTDIQRELLRPLRILLVDDSKVARKQLCDALDDLNIPYDVTSNGKEALSIMEQGAAEQRPVDILVSDIEMPGLDGYELAFEVRDNTLLRHAYIILHTSLSSEISVSQAHQVGANEALTKFDARELVEAMLRGAKSLTGD; this comes from the coding sequence ATGAAAAGCAAGGCTAACCAGTCACAAGGATTACTTTTGTTCAGGTTGTCACAACGACAGTTGTTTGCCATGGGAACACTGAAAATCCGTGAATTGGTGCCGTATCAACCGCTAAGTCAATTACCTAATGCTCATGCGGCGGTCGTCGGCGCTGCCGCGATCCGTGGACACACACTTCCGGTGGTTGATATGGCGGCCGCGGTGGGCTATCCCCCGTTAACGAAAGACGAGATGAAGTCAGGGTATATCATCATCACTGACTGTCAGCGGATGGTGATTGGCTTTCTGGTCCGAGGCATTGATAAAATCGTTGAGTGTAACTGGCGTGACATTGAGTCACCCCCACAAAATCTAGGCAAAAATGCGTTTCTGACCGGGGTTACACGGTACGACGATCAACTCATTCAGTTACTGGATTTAGAGCTGCTGTTATCAAAAATTTTCCCTCAGGCTTCACAGAAGCTGGTGGGGGTCACCGATATTCAACGAGAATTGCTGCGGCCTTTGCGCATTTTATTGGTGGATGACTCTAAAGTTGCCCGCAAACAATTGTGCGATGCGTTGGATGATCTCAACATTCCTTATGATGTAACCTCCAATGGTAAGGAAGCACTATCCATTATGGAGCAAGGTGCGGCTGAACAGCGTCCGGTAGATATTCTGGTGAGCGACATTGAGATGCCGGGTCTGGATGGTTATGAATTGGCGTTTGAGGTCCGAGACAATACACTGTTACGTCATGCCTATATTATTTTGCACACCTCTTTATCCAGTGAGATTAGCGTGAGTCAGGCACATCAGGTCGGGGCAAATGAAGCGCTGACAAAATTTGATGCCCGTGAACTGGTGGAAGCCATGTTGCGTGGTGCAAAATCACTGACCGGGGATTAA
- the sstT gene encoding serine/threonine transporter SstT: MNVFSSIFQRILRGSLVLQIFTGIIAGILLAVIAPQWAGKIAFLGELFVGALKAIAPILVFLLVTASIANQKKNTQTNMKPVVILYLVGTFAAALTAVAASFMFPSSLELQTSQQQLSPPQDIGEVLHTLLFRLIDNPVNALMSGNYIGILVWAIGLGLTLRHGSESSKQVFWDIAHGVSQMVRFVIRLAPLGVFGLVAVAVSETGFGVLAGYAHLLAVLLGAMLFIALVVNPLLVFYKTHQNPYPLVLTCLRESGVTAFFTRSSAANIPVNMALCERLKLHEDTYSVSIPLGATVNMGGAAITITVLTLAAVNTLGIPVDIPTALLLSLIASISACGASGVAGGSLLLIPLACSLFGIDNSTAMQVVAVGMIIGVVQDSAETALNSSTDVVFTAAACIGAERQQQS; this comes from the coding sequence ATGAACGTATTTTCCTCTATTTTTCAGCGCATACTTCGTGGCAGTCTGGTATTACAGATTTTTACCGGTATTATCGCCGGGATCTTGCTCGCAGTTATCGCGCCGCAGTGGGCCGGAAAAATCGCGTTCCTCGGAGAATTGTTTGTTGGTGCACTCAAAGCAATAGCACCCATTTTGGTCTTCCTGCTGGTCACAGCATCCATTGCTAACCAGAAGAAAAATACCCAGACCAACATGAAACCTGTGGTGATCCTATATCTCGTTGGTACTTTTGCGGCGGCACTCACAGCTGTTGCCGCAAGCTTTATGTTCCCATCTTCATTAGAACTACAGACATCCCAACAACAGTTATCACCACCACAAGATATCGGTGAAGTGTTGCATACCTTGTTGTTCCGACTGATTGATAATCCCGTTAATGCACTGATGAGCGGTAATTATATTGGGATCTTGGTTTGGGCTATTGGTCTTGGACTTACGCTGCGCCATGGCAGCGAATCTAGTAAACAGGTGTTCTGGGATATCGCTCATGGTGTCTCGCAGATGGTGCGTTTTGTTATCCGTCTGGCACCGTTGGGCGTGTTTGGTTTGGTCGCTGTGGCAGTATCTGAAACTGGTTTCGGCGTGTTGGCAGGCTATGCGCACTTGTTAGCCGTATTGCTTGGGGCCATGTTATTTATCGCTTTGGTGGTGAATCCATTACTGGTTTTTTATAAGACTCATCAGAACCCGTATCCATTAGTTCTGACCTGTTTAAGGGAAAGTGGGGTAACCGCCTTTTTTACGCGCTCCAGTGCCGCGAATATTCCGGTCAATATGGCATTGTGTGAGCGTCTTAAATTGCATGAGGACACTTATTCTGTGTCGATCCCGTTAGGGGCAACGGTAAATATGGGCGGTGCCGCAATTACCATCACGGTACTGACGTTGGCGGCGGTCAACACCTTGGGTATTCCGGTGGATATTCCTACTGCCTTGCTGCTCAGTTTAATCGCTTCGATCTCTGCTTGTGGCGCCTCAGGTGTGGCAGGTGGCTCATTGTTGTTGATCCCGCTAGCTTGTAGTTTATTTGGTATTGATAACAGCACTGCCATGCAGGTTGTGGCCGTTGGTATGATCATCGGCGTAGTGCAGGATTCAGCAGAAACCGCATTGAACTCCTCTACGGATGTGGTATTCACCGCGGCGGCTTGTATTGGGGCTGAACGCCAACAGCAGTCTTAA
- a CDS encoding RluA family pseudouridine synthase, with product MQKFDYQPPALPWLDIRYKDRDIIVINKPAGLLSNPGRAEDTHDCALTRLQQLYPETLLVHRLDCATSGIMVFARSKKAESNLKTQFQERRNDKLYIAEVAGIVKDDEGTVDLPLAADKQNPPLQKVDEEGRKAVTHYRVLARREQSTLLALQPETGRTHQLRVHMLALGHPILGDDFYGDEQVQKARPRLCLHAASLIFNHPWSGKEMHFVSMAGF from the coding sequence ATGCAGAAGTTTGATTATCAGCCCCCAGCGTTACCTTGGCTGGATATCCGTTATAAAGACCGCGACATTATTGTGATAAATAAGCCGGCAGGGCTACTATCCAATCCAGGTCGGGCTGAGGATACTCACGATTGTGCGCTTACCCGCTTACAACAACTTTACCCAGAAACATTACTGGTCCATCGCTTAGATTGCGCCACCTCTGGGATTATGGTGTTTGCTCGCAGTAAAAAGGCAGAGTCGAATCTGAAGACACAGTTTCAGGAACGTCGTAATGACAAACTGTATATCGCCGAAGTCGCCGGTATTGTCAAAGATGATGAAGGTACCGTAGATCTGCCATTAGCGGCAGATAAACAAAATCCGCCGCTGCAAAAAGTCGATGAGGAAGGACGTAAAGCCGTGACGCATTACCGGGTGTTAGCGCGCCGAGAGCAGTCAACCCTGTTAGCACTGCAGCCGGAAACTGGCCGAACCCATCAATTGCGTGTGCATATGTTGGCGCTTGGCCATCCCATCTTAGGGGATGATTTCTACGGTGATGAACAGGTACAAAAGGCTCGGCCAAGGCTATGCCTTCATGCGGCCAGTTTGATTTTCAATCATCCGTGGTCTGGCAAAGAGATGCATTTTGTCAGCATGGCCGGCTTTTAG
- a CDS encoding acyl carrier protein phosphodiesterase, with translation MNFLAHLHLADISGTSLAGNLAGDFAKGNIAAHPLHLQQGIWLHRQLDRITDDHELIKELRWQFPKSLQRVAPVLIDLAFDHMLARCWDEYHHTSLPLFCDQAYHALEQTPQLPERLQRLVPLMKQDNWLLSYAHRNGLEAALQGVSRRVSQPQLFQGAANALVSLDVEVEIAFRTFYPQLMAYSRILARKTPEQYL, from the coding sequence ATGAACTTTCTGGCCCACTTACACCTGGCGGACATCAGTGGAACATCTCTGGCAGGCAACCTGGCGGGCGATTTTGCTAAAGGCAATATTGCAGCTCATCCTTTGCATCTGCAACAAGGAATTTGGTTACATCGTCAACTCGATCGTATCACCGACGATCATGAGCTCATCAAAGAGTTGCGTTGGCAATTTCCTAAATCGCTGCAAAGAGTGGCACCAGTGTTGATTGACTTGGCATTTGACCACATGCTCGCCCGCTGTTGGGATGAATACCATCACACCTCGTTGCCACTATTTTGTGACCAAGCCTATCACGCGTTGGAACAAACGCCGCAATTGCCAGAGCGGCTTCAACGTCTGGTGCCGCTGATGAAACAGGACAATTGGTTATTGTCATACGCGCACCGCAATGGCCTCGAAGCGGCCCTGCAAGGCGTCAGTCGCCGGGTATCACAACCTCAACTGTTCCAAGGTGCCGCCAATGCGCTGGTATCACTGGATGTAGAGGTAGAGATTGCCTTTCGTACTTTCTATCCGCAATTGATGGCCTATAGCCGGATATTAGCGCGCAAAACACCGGAACAATATCTGTGA
- the queA gene encoding tRNA preQ1(34) S-adenosylmethionine ribosyltransferase-isomerase QueA gives MRVADFAFDLPEELIAKFPMPERSASRLLRLDGDSGALSDLHFTDILDLVEEGDLMIFNNTRVVPARVFGHKASGGKLEILLERMLDDKRMLAHVRSSKSPKVGSAIELDGGYQLKMQARHDALFELELQGDSTILAMLEAVGHMPLPPYIDRPDEDADKERYQTVYSKNPGAVAAPTAGLHFDEPLLEKLKAKGVKQAFVTLHVGAGTFQPVRVDDVQKHHMHSEWANVPADVVEAIRATKAAGKRVIAVGTTSVRSLESAAKFNGGEIQPFCGDTDIFIYPGFDFKVVDAMVTNFHLPESTLIMLVSAFAGFEHVMPAYHHAVAEKYRFFSYGDAMFVTKKLK, from the coding sequence ATGCGAGTTGCAGATTTCGCTTTCGATCTACCTGAAGAGTTGATCGCTAAATTCCCTATGCCTGAACGTAGTGCATCCAGACTGTTGCGTCTGGATGGTGATAGTGGTGCGCTCAGTGATCTTCATTTCACCGATATTCTGGATTTGGTAGAAGAAGGCGATTTAATGATATTTAACAATACTCGTGTAGTGCCAGCGCGAGTATTTGGTCATAAAGCCAGCGGTGGCAAACTGGAAATCCTGCTCGAGAGAATGCTCGATGATAAGAGGATGCTGGCACATGTCCGCAGTTCTAAATCCCCGAAAGTGGGCTCAGCAATTGAGCTTGATGGCGGTTATCAACTGAAAATGCAGGCGCGTCATGATGCACTGTTCGAACTGGAATTACAGGGCGATAGCACCATCTTGGCGATGTTGGAAGCCGTAGGCCACATGCCTTTGCCACCCTATATTGACCGGCCGGATGAGGATGCTGACAAAGAACGTTATCAGACGGTTTACAGTAAAAATCCAGGCGCAGTCGCCGCGCCAACCGCGGGGTTACATTTTGACGAACCCCTGCTGGAAAAGCTGAAAGCAAAAGGGGTGAAGCAAGCCTTTGTCACATTGCACGTTGGTGCGGGTACTTTTCAGCCGGTGCGTGTAGATGATGTTCAGAAGCATCACATGCATTCCGAGTGGGCCAATGTGCCGGCAGATGTGGTTGAAGCGATCCGTGCGACTAAAGCTGCGGGGAAACGGGTTATTGCGGTTGGCACAACATCGGTGCGCTCACTGGAAAGTGCTGCCAAATTCAATGGCGGCGAAATCCAACCATTCTGCGGCGATACCGATATTTTTATCTATCCGGGATTCGATTTTAAAGTTGTAGATGCGATGGTGACTAATTTCCATTTACCAGAATCCACGTTGATCATGCTGGTGAGTGCTTTCGCCGGATTTGAACATGTGATGCCTGCCTACCATCATGCAGTTGCGGAGAAATACCGTTTCTTCAGTTATGGTGATGCCATGTTTGTGACTAAGAAATTAAAGTGA
- the tgt gene encoding tRNA guanosine(34) transglycosylase Tgt: MKFELDTTDGRARRGRLVFERGTVETPAFMPVGTYGTVKGMTPEEVRATGADILLGNTFHLWLRPGEEVMRKHGDLHDFMNWPRPILTDSGGFQVFSLGDIRKITEEGVHFRSPINGEKIFLDPEKSMQIQHALGSDVVMIFDECTPYPATPDEARKSMEMSLRWAKRSREEFDRLENPNALFGIIQGSVYETLRDESLKGLVAIGFDGYAIGGLAVGEPKADMHRILEHVCPQIPADKPRYLMGVGKPEDLVEGVRRGVDMFDCVMPTRNARNGHLFTSDGVIKIRNARHRDDTSPLESECDCYTCKHYSRAYLHHLDRCNEMLGARLNTIHNLRYYQRLMEGLRGAIETGTLDAFVKDFYSRQGREVPDPID; encoded by the coding sequence ATGAAATTTGAATTGGATACCACTGATGGCCGCGCTCGACGTGGACGATTAGTTTTTGAGCGGGGTACGGTAGAAACCCCAGCGTTTATGCCGGTGGGAACCTACGGCACCGTAAAGGGGATGACCCCGGAAGAAGTCCGTGCCACTGGCGCTGATATCCTGCTGGGCAATACTTTTCATCTTTGGTTACGTCCCGGTGAAGAAGTGATGCGAAAACACGGTGATTTGCATGATTTCATGAATTGGCCTCGGCCAATTTTAACCGACTCCGGTGGTTTCCAGGTATTCAGCCTTGGCGATATCCGTAAAATTACCGAAGAAGGCGTGCATTTTCGTTCTCCTATCAATGGCGAGAAAATTTTCCTCGATCCAGAAAAGTCGATGCAAATTCAGCATGCGCTCGGCTCAGATGTGGTGATGATTTTCGATGAATGTACACCTTACCCAGCAACACCCGACGAAGCGCGCAAATCGATGGAGATGTCGCTGCGTTGGGCTAAACGGTCCCGCGAAGAATTTGACCGGCTGGAAAACCCTAATGCGTTATTTGGCATTATTCAGGGCAGTGTTTATGAAACCTTGCGTGACGAAAGCTTGAAGGGTTTAGTAGCAATAGGATTCGATGGCTATGCTATCGGCGGTTTAGCGGTGGGTGAACCTAAAGCGGATATGCACCGGATCTTGGAACATGTCTGTCCGCAGATCCCGGCCGATAAACCACGGTATTTAATGGGCGTGGGTAAACCAGAAGATCTGGTGGAAGGTGTTCGGCGAGGCGTTGATATGTTCGACTGTGTGATGCCCACACGAAACGCACGTAATGGTCATCTGTTTACCAGTGATGGTGTGATAAAAATCCGTAATGCACGTCACAGGGATGACACATCACCATTGGAATCTGAGTGTGATTGTTATACATGCAAACATTACTCCAGAGCCTATCTGCATCATCTCGACCGTTGTAATGAAATGCTCGGAGCCCGGCTCAATACCATTCACAATCTCCGTTATTATCAAAGATTGATGGAAGGTTTGCGTGGCGCCATAGAGACAGGTACATTAGACGCCTTTGTAAAGGATTTCTATAGCCGTCAGGGGCGAGAAGTGCCTGATCCGATTGATTGA
- the yajC gene encoding preprotein translocase subunit YajC, with protein MFISNAYASAANGAPQSGGTMELVFMLAIFALIFYFMIFRPQSKRVKEHKNLMASLGKGDEVLTSGGIVGKIAKIAEDNDYVLISLNDDTQITIKKDYIAAVLPKGSMQSL; from the coding sequence ATGTTTATTTCAAATGCTTACGCGAGTGCAGCCAATGGAGCTCCTCAGTCTGGCGGCACCATGGAATTGGTGTTTATGCTGGCGATTTTTGCACTGATCTTCTATTTCATGATTTTCCGTCCGCAGTCCAAGCGCGTGAAAGAACACAAAAATCTGATGGCTTCTTTGGGCAAAGGTGATGAAGTGTTAACCAGCGGTGGCATTGTAGGCAAGATTGCCAAGATCGCTGAGGACAATGATTATGTGCTGATCAGTCTTAACGATGACACTCAAATCACCATCAAAAAAGACTATATTGCGGCGGTATTGCCAAAAGGCTCTATGCAGTCGCTGTAA
- the secD gene encoding protein translocase subunit SecD yields the protein MLNKYPMWKNLMVIIIIAVGAFYAIPNLFGEDHAVQVVGTRGTAVTAATQTEVNQLLATKGIAIKRSELENGQLLVRVNNAEDQLLAKEAIASALGENFSVALNLAPATPAWLEKLGATPMKLGLDLRGGVHFLMEVDMSEAIRKMEDAKVADFRSELREQRIRYAGVKATPKGIDINFRDAESLTKAEQYLKTHSNNEMVFTNASAGDVLVLHATMSEQYLRQIKEDALTQNITTIRNRVNELGVAEPVVQRQGAERIIVELPGVQDTARAKEILGATASIEFHMVDQKTDLAAAQAGRLPAGSEVYKRREGGEVVLQKEVMLTGDHITGAQPSFDQYSRPQVSINLDAKGGSIFSDVTKDNIGKPMATLYIEYKDSGERNPDGSVKMNKVEEVISVATIQARLGRNFVITGLTHGEAQNLALLLRAGALIAPVSIVEERTIGPSLGAENIQNGLQAMIWGMAVVLLFMMFYYRAFGVIANLALTANLVMVVGIMSMIPGAVLTLPGIAGMVLTVGMAVDGNVLINERIREELRAGRSIQQSIHEGYANAFSTIADANITTFITALILFAVGTGAIKGFAVTLMIGIATSMFTAIVGTRAIVNALWGGKRLKKLSI from the coding sequence GTGTTAAATAAGTATCCTATGTGGAAGAACCTGATGGTGATTATTATCATCGCCGTCGGTGCTTTCTATGCTATCCCCAACCTCTTTGGTGAGGACCACGCAGTTCAAGTGGTGGGAACCCGTGGTACGGCAGTCACTGCCGCCACACAGACAGAAGTCAATCAACTGCTTGCTACCAAGGGCATCGCGATTAAGCGTTCTGAGCTGGAAAATGGCCAGTTGCTGGTGCGCGTAAACAATGCTGAAGATCAGTTACTGGCGAAAGAAGCGATTGCTTCTGCGCTTGGTGAAAATTTCTCGGTTGCGTTGAACCTGGCGCCTGCGACTCCAGCCTGGTTGGAAAAGCTTGGTGCGACTCCCATGAAACTGGGTCTCGACTTGCGTGGCGGTGTGCATTTCCTGATGGAAGTGGACATGAGTGAAGCCATTCGCAAGATGGAAGATGCTAAAGTTGCAGATTTCCGTAGTGAACTTCGTGAACAACGCATTCGTTATGCAGGTGTCAAGGCAACGCCAAAAGGCATTGACATCAATTTCCGTGATGCAGAGTCTCTGACAAAAGCTGAACAGTATCTGAAAACCCATTCCAATAATGAAATGGTGTTTACCAATGCTTCAGCTGGTGACGTATTAGTGTTGCACGCTACGATGAGTGAGCAATATTTGCGTCAGATTAAAGAAGATGCACTGACTCAGAACATCACCACTATTCGTAATCGTGTCAACGAACTCGGTGTTGCTGAACCTGTCGTTCAACGTCAGGGGGCAGAGCGTATTATTGTAGAACTGCCTGGTGTTCAGGATACCGCTCGTGCTAAGGAAATTCTTGGGGCAACAGCTTCAATCGAATTCCACATGGTGGATCAGAAAACTGATTTGGCGGCAGCTCAAGCTGGTCGGTTACCTGCAGGCTCAGAAGTCTACAAACGTCGTGAAGGCGGTGAAGTAGTACTCCAAAAAGAAGTCATGTTAACCGGCGATCATATTACCGGCGCGCAACCTTCTTTTGACCAATACAGTCGCCCTCAAGTGAGCATTAACCTCGATGCCAAGGGCGGTAGCATTTTCTCCGATGTCACTAAAGACAACATCGGTAAGCCAATGGCCACTTTATACATTGAGTACAAGGATAGCGGCGAACGCAATCCGGATGGCTCAGTAAAAATGAATAAAGTGGAAGAAGTGATTTCTGTGGCGACAATTCAGGCGCGTCTTGGTCGTAACTTTGTAATCACCGGCTTAACCCATGGTGAAGCGCAGAATCTGGCATTGCTATTACGTGCCGGTGCCTTGATTGCCCCTGTATCCATTGTTGAAGAACGTACCATTGGTCCAAGCCTTGGTGCTGAAAACATTCAGAATGGTTTACAGGCGATGATTTGGGGTATGGCAGTAGTATTGTTATTCATGATGTTCTACTACCGTGCTTTTGGTGTGATTGCTAACCTAGCATTGACCGCGAACCTCGTAATGGTCGTGGGTATCATGTCGATGATCCCTGGCGCTGTGTTAACGCTGCCAGGTATCGCCGGGATGGTGTTGACTGTCGGTATGGCTGTGGACGGTAACGTGCTGATTAACGAACGTATTCGTGAAGAGTTACGGGCAGGTCGTTCAATCCAGCAATCGATCCATGAAGGTTATGCTAACGCATTTTCAACCATTGCTGACGCAAACATTACCACCTTCATCACTGCATTAATCCTATTTGCAGTGGGCACTGGCGCCATTAAGGGCTTCGCTGTGACCTTGATGATCGGTATTGCTACATCCATGTTTACCGCGATTGTGGGTACACGTGCGATTGTGAACGCCTTGTGGGGCGGTAAGCGCCTTAAAAAGCTGTCTATATAA